In Nocardioides conyzicola, one genomic interval encodes:
- the purM gene encoding phosphoribosylformylglycinamidine cyclo-ligase, whose amino-acid sequence MSESNAYAEAGVNIQAADTAIELMKGWIEKSRRPEVIGGLGGFAGLFDASALTRYERPLLATSTDGVGTKVAIAQAMDIHDTIGFDLVGMVVDDLVVCGAEPLFMTDYIATGRVEPEKIAAIVKGIAEGCVLAGCALIGGETAEHPGLLGPDEYDVAGATTGVVEAAKLLGPGRVRPGDVVIAMEASGLHSNGYSLVRHVLLEKAALPLEGHHDDFGRTLGEELLEPTRIYAKACLELADRTQTHAMSHVTGGGLAANLERVMPVELSATLDRATWTPQPIFDLVRRVGDVSQPDLEATLNCGVGMVALTAPDDVDAAIGVLAQHGIRAWVAGEVTPATGRGGAVELVGQHPGW is encoded by the coding sequence GTGAGCGAGTCCAACGCGTACGCCGAGGCCGGCGTCAACATCCAGGCCGCCGACACGGCCATCGAGCTGATGAAGGGCTGGATCGAGAAGTCGCGGCGGCCCGAGGTCATCGGTGGGCTCGGCGGCTTCGCCGGTCTCTTCGACGCGTCGGCGCTGACCCGCTACGAGCGCCCGCTGCTGGCGACCTCCACCGACGGGGTCGGCACCAAGGTCGCGATCGCCCAGGCGATGGACATCCACGACACCATCGGCTTCGACCTGGTCGGCATGGTCGTCGACGACCTCGTCGTCTGCGGTGCCGAGCCGCTCTTCATGACCGACTACATCGCGACCGGCCGGGTGGAGCCCGAGAAGATCGCCGCGATCGTGAAGGGCATCGCCGAGGGCTGCGTGCTCGCCGGCTGCGCCCTCATCGGTGGCGAGACCGCGGAGCACCCGGGCCTGCTCGGGCCGGACGAGTACGACGTCGCCGGCGCGACGACCGGCGTCGTCGAGGCCGCCAAGCTGCTCGGGCCCGGCCGCGTCCGTCCGGGCGACGTGGTGATCGCGATGGAGGCGTCGGGTCTGCACTCCAACGGCTACTCCCTGGTCCGCCACGTGCTGCTCGAGAAGGCCGCGCTGCCGCTCGAGGGCCACCACGACGACTTCGGGCGCACCCTCGGCGAGGAGCTCCTCGAGCCCACCCGGATCTACGCGAAGGCCTGCCTCGAGCTGGCGGACCGCACCCAGACCCACGCGATGTCGCACGTGACCGGCGGCGGCCTGGCCGCCAACCTCGAGCGGGTGATGCCGGTCGAGCTGTCCGCCACCCTGGACCGGGCGACCTGGACGCCGCAGCCGATCTTCGACCTCGTCCGCCGGGTCGGCGACGTGTCGCAGCCGGACCTGGAGGCCACCCTCAACTGCGGCGTCGGCATGGTCGCCCTGACCGCGCCGGACGACGTCGACGCCGCGATCGGCGTACTCGCCCAGCACGGGATCCGGGCCTGGGTCGCCGGCGAGGTGACGCCCGCGACCGGGCGTGGCGGGGCGGTCGAGCTGGTCGGTCAGCACCCCGGCTGGTGA
- a CDS encoding response regulator codes for MAPGDDARPEDDPAFVRRLFDATPDGLWLFDDRAVTIWANPRMARIVGREVDAMSGVSVHELFDEQGRRDFDDHLAEMLATGSGAENIEAYFVRPDGTAVWGLISYAPVLDDDGVRTGWLHRVTPYTERKELLEALVEREQQLATAQQLAHLGSWEWDVPGDRVLWSDEMCRIFGVATGTTPDFEAYLSLLHPGDRERAGQVIQRAAEEGSAAYEFDHRVLRPDGEVRWVRGRGVVERSADGTVIRMSGTAQDITDLHTADEQAEEATRRLFLLQQMTTAANLSTNLREALLIAGAGVPEHTTWSAVCGFLYDWQVAGVEVLDMSGGRAVVAPDPELAAEARRTAMVTIGVPSAMAETHSLVAMPVVLEGEVIAVVELMADELPPDENSHQLMAQISHQLALVAGRERTAAQLAEARDDAMEASRLKSEFLATMSHEIRTPMNGVIGLTDLLLRTDLDEHQRRLTANLQNAGMTLLGIINDILDLSKIEAGKLELEAADFDVRAVFDQVATVLSGPAHEKGLELIVACHPDVPVQLRGDSVRLGQVISNLGSNAVKFTDSGEVAIEARVERQTTHDVVLRVDVTDTGVGIDPTSRERLFDAFTQADPSTTRRHGGTGLGLAISRQLVDALGGELWLTSELGTGSTFSFTVRLDRVAGAAERQFDVPVQLRGRRILVVDDNETNRFILEDQLSAWHMRAYAVPSAADALRALREGVELGDPFELALLDLRMPDVDGLELARRIRSDRDLVGLHLLLLSSEQVPRQQVADAGIRTSLSKPVREVELHDALLGVLAPRPLGAARARTSGADAALGIRVLVVEDNPVNQMVATGLLENLGCVVDVADDGVAAVEMLAQPHEYAVVFMDCRMPRLDGFDATRRIRAQEPPGQRVPIVAMTASALEGERERCLEAGMDDYLTKPVNAREVERALHTWAELPDPVDPAAGAVAAPEAAPAPAPPAPPPAAGAGAVGVLDADRVQVLEGLVKDGTSFFERTAASFMGRVGDQLVAIRAAVDGDNANSLLTSAHQLKGSALNLGLPRVATAAARLEALGIAGRTDGAQPMLDELSAEVLVAVSALQQATAKDH; via the coding sequence ATGGCACCCGGGGACGACGCACGACCGGAGGACGACCCGGCGTTCGTCCGGCGACTCTTCGACGCCACCCCGGACGGCCTGTGGCTCTTCGACGACCGCGCGGTCACGATCTGGGCGAACCCGCGGATGGCGCGGATCGTCGGGCGCGAGGTCGACGCGATGTCGGGGGTCTCGGTCCACGAGCTCTTCGACGAGCAGGGTCGGCGCGACTTCGACGACCACCTCGCCGAGATGCTCGCCACCGGCAGCGGCGCCGAGAACATCGAGGCCTACTTCGTCCGCCCCGACGGTACGGCGGTGTGGGGACTCATCAGCTACGCGCCGGTCCTCGACGACGACGGGGTCCGGACCGGCTGGCTGCACCGCGTCACGCCGTACACCGAGCGCAAGGAGCTGCTGGAGGCCCTGGTCGAGCGCGAGCAGCAGCTCGCGACCGCTCAGCAGCTCGCCCACCTCGGCAGCTGGGAGTGGGACGTCCCCGGCGACCGGGTGCTGTGGTCGGACGAGATGTGCCGGATCTTCGGGGTCGCGACCGGCACGACGCCGGACTTCGAGGCCTACCTCTCGCTGCTGCACCCCGGTGACCGCGAGCGCGCGGGCCAGGTGATCCAGCGGGCGGCCGAGGAGGGCAGCGCCGCGTACGAGTTCGACCACCGGGTGCTGCGCCCCGACGGCGAGGTCCGGTGGGTGCGCGGGCGTGGCGTCGTCGAGCGGTCGGCGGACGGGACGGTGATCCGGATGAGCGGCACCGCGCAGGACATCACCGACCTGCACACCGCCGACGAGCAGGCCGAGGAGGCGACCCGACGGCTCTTCCTGCTCCAGCAGATGACGACCGCCGCCAACCTGTCGACCAACCTGCGCGAGGCGCTGCTGATCGCGGGCGCCGGGGTGCCCGAGCACACCACCTGGTCGGCGGTCTGCGGCTTCCTCTACGACTGGCAGGTCGCAGGGGTCGAGGTCCTCGACATGAGCGGCGGCCGGGCCGTCGTCGCGCCGGACCCGGAGCTCGCCGCCGAGGCCCGGCGCACCGCGATGGTCACCATCGGCGTCCCGTCCGCGATGGCCGAGACCCACAGCCTGGTCGCGATGCCGGTGGTGCTCGAGGGCGAGGTGATCGCCGTGGTGGAGCTGATGGCGGACGAGCTCCCTCCGGACGAGAACTCCCACCAGCTGATGGCCCAGATCTCCCACCAGCTCGCGCTGGTCGCCGGGCGCGAGCGCACGGCGGCGCAGCTCGCCGAGGCGCGCGACGACGCGATGGAGGCCTCCCGGCTCAAGTCGGAGTTCCTCGCCACCATGTCGCACGAGATCCGGACGCCGATGAACGGCGTCATCGGCCTCACTGACCTGCTGCTGCGCACCGACCTCGACGAGCACCAGCGGCGGCTGACGGCCAATCTCCAGAACGCCGGCATGACGCTGCTCGGCATCATCAACGACATCCTCGACCTGTCGAAGATCGAGGCCGGCAAGCTCGAGCTCGAGGCCGCGGACTTCGACGTACGCGCGGTCTTCGACCAGGTCGCCACGGTGCTCAGCGGACCGGCCCACGAGAAGGGTCTGGAGCTGATCGTCGCCTGCCACCCCGACGTGCCGGTCCAGCTACGCGGCGACTCCGTCCGGCTCGGTCAGGTGATCAGCAACCTGGGGTCCAACGCCGTGAAGTTCACCGACAGCGGCGAGGTCGCCATCGAGGCGCGCGTCGAACGGCAGACCACGCACGACGTGGTCCTGCGCGTCGACGTCACCGACACCGGTGTCGGCATCGACCCGACCTCGCGCGAGCGGCTCTTCGACGCGTTCACCCAGGCCGACCCGTCGACCACCCGCCGGCACGGCGGGACCGGGCTCGGCCTCGCGATCTCCCGTCAGCTCGTCGACGCGCTCGGTGGCGAGTTGTGGCTCACCAGCGAGCTCGGCACCGGCAGCACCTTCTCCTTCACCGTCCGGCTCGACCGGGTCGCCGGCGCGGCCGAGCGTCAGTTCGACGTGCCCGTGCAGCTGCGCGGCCGCCGCATCCTCGTGGTCGACGACAACGAGACCAACCGGTTCATCCTCGAGGACCAACTGTCCGCCTGGCACATGCGGGCGTACGCCGTACCCTCCGCCGCCGACGCGCTCCGGGCCCTGCGCGAGGGCGTGGAGCTCGGCGACCCCTTCGAGCTGGCGCTGCTCGACCTGCGCATGCCGGACGTCGACGGCTTGGAGCTCGCCAGGCGGATCCGCAGCGACCGCGACCTCGTCGGCCTGCACCTGCTGCTGCTCAGCTCGGAGCAGGTGCCCCGTCAGCAGGTCGCGGACGCGGGCATCCGGACCAGCCTGAGCAAGCCGGTGCGGGAGGTCGAGCTCCACGACGCGCTCCTCGGGGTGCTGGCCCCGCGGCCGCTCGGCGCGGCGCGCGCCCGCACGTCGGGTGCGGACGCCGCGCTCGGGATCCGGGTCCTCGTCGTCGAGGACAACCCGGTCAACCAGATGGTCGCGACCGGGCTGCTCGAGAACCTCGGCTGCGTCGTGGACGTGGCCGACGACGGCGTGGCCGCCGTGGAGATGCTGGCGCAGCCGCACGAGTACGCCGTGGTGTTCATGGACTGCCGGATGCCCCGGCTCGACGGGTTCGACGCGACGCGACGGATCCGGGCTCAGGAGCCCCCGGGGCAGCGGGTGCCGATCGTCGCGATGACCGCGTCCGCCCTCGAGGGCGAGCGGGAGCGCTGCCTCGAGGCCGGCATGGACGACTACCTCACCAAGCCCGTCAACGCTCGGGAGGTCGAGCGCGCGCTGCACACCTGGGCCGAGCTGCCCGACCCGGTCGACCCGGCCGCGGGTGCCGTCGCGGCACCCGAGGCGGCCCCCGCCCCGGCGCCACCGGCCCCACCGCCGGCGGCGGGCGCGGGTGCGGTCGGCGTGCTCGACGCCGACCGGGTACAGGTGCTCGAGGGCCTGGTCAAGGACGGCACGTCGTTCTTCGAGCGGACCGCTGCGTCGTTCATGGGCCGGGTCGGTGACCAGCTGGTCGCGATCCGGGCCGCGGTCGACGGCGACAACGCCAACTCCCTGCTGACCTCCGCCCACCAGCTTAAGGGCAGCGCCCTCAACCTCGGCCTGCCCCGGGTGGCGACCGCCGCCGCCCGGCTGGAGGCGCTCGGCATCGCGGGCCGGACGGACGGAGCCCAGCCGATGCTCGACGAGCTCAGCGCCGAGGTCCTCGTCGCCGTCTCCGCGCTCCAGCAGGCGACGGCCAAGGACCACTGA
- a CDS encoding ATP-binding protein codes for MSEQPTDERPVRGSRWSDVQARDSLQSIVETLAEVAGFDVVGVSAVRDDGYLHVLCLVGPADARERLIDSLAPVADLLGQLELAEDWGTLKFIPHDSLIIDVDKWGWFSDRPRDVPEGAWHPEDMLVAPIHDDRGQLVGILGMELPKDGLVPVDGTRELLEMYARQACRAIAAILESERLAEQIRLAGAAADIVRRATGSMSVDDVLTQCGGALVDGFRAQAVWTHLFGAEPRPVRDADPHSPPPTLIDLLARYAAAAWDRQTVGVFAPDRLPPEPLGAADLAEVLEFMDCESLLVVPLGAGTECLGWLGLTREQGGAEWSAGEADVAFDIGRDLGRALATAGNFEREHRLVQELQELADYKSHLVATVSHELRTPLTSIVGFLELLEGDSGLSDRSRNAVAAIHRGSVRLSRVVEELLVLHRTGEGDLDAAGTVDLRATVAGIVELNAEPAERRQITVTGHLPAGQVPVRGIEHELEHVVANLVGNAVKYTPDGGHVVVTLEQVAGEVVLTCTDDGIGISAADQAHVFEEFYRSADPDAAHRSGTGLGLAIVRRLVDRHGGSIELESELGSGSTFRVRLPGA; via the coding sequence ATGTCCGAGCAGCCCACCGATGAGCGACCCGTCCGCGGTTCGCGGTGGTCGGACGTCCAGGCCCGGGACTCGCTCCAGTCCATCGTCGAGACGCTGGCCGAGGTCGCCGGCTTCGACGTCGTCGGGGTCAGCGCGGTGCGCGACGACGGCTACCTGCACGTCCTGTGCCTCGTGGGCCCGGCCGACGCGCGCGAGCGGCTGATCGACAGCCTCGCCCCGGTCGCCGACCTCCTCGGGCAGCTGGAGCTGGCCGAGGACTGGGGGACGCTGAAGTTCATCCCCCACGACAGCCTGATCATCGACGTGGACAAGTGGGGCTGGTTCTCGGACCGCCCCCGCGACGTACCGGAGGGTGCCTGGCACCCCGAGGACATGCTGGTCGCGCCGATCCACGACGACCGCGGACAGCTGGTCGGCATCCTCGGCATGGAGCTCCCGAAGGACGGGCTGGTCCCGGTCGACGGCACCCGCGAGCTGCTCGAGATGTACGCGCGCCAGGCCTGCCGGGCCATCGCCGCCATCCTCGAGTCGGAGCGCCTCGCCGAGCAGATCCGGCTCGCGGGCGCGGCCGCCGACATCGTCCGGCGCGCGACCGGCTCGATGTCGGTCGACGACGTGCTCACCCAGTGCGGCGGGGCCCTCGTGGACGGGTTCCGGGCGCAGGCCGTGTGGACCCACCTCTTCGGAGCCGAGCCGCGCCCGGTCCGCGACGCCGACCCGCACTCGCCGCCGCCGACGCTGATCGACCTGCTCGCGCGGTACGCCGCGGCCGCGTGGGACCGCCAGACCGTCGGCGTCTTCGCGCCCGACCGGCTGCCGCCGGAGCCGCTCGGAGCGGCCGACCTCGCCGAGGTGCTCGAGTTCATGGACTGCGAGTCGCTGCTCGTCGTCCCGCTCGGTGCCGGCACGGAGTGCCTCGGGTGGCTCGGGCTGACCCGCGAGCAGGGCGGCGCCGAGTGGAGCGCGGGCGAGGCCGACGTGGCGTTCGACATCGGCCGCGACCTGGGCCGAGCGCTCGCCACCGCCGGCAACTTCGAGCGCGAGCACCGGCTGGTGCAGGAGCTGCAGGAGCTCGCCGACTACAAGAGCCACCTGGTGGCCACCGTGTCCCACGAGCTGCGCACCCCGCTGACGAGCATCGTCGGCTTCCTCGAGCTCCTCGAGGGCGACTCCGGCCTGTCCGACCGGTCCCGCAACGCGGTCGCGGCGATCCACCGCGGCAGCGTCCGGCTCTCCCGCGTGGTGGAGGAGCTGCTCGTGCTGCACCGCACGGGCGAGGGCGACCTCGACGCCGCCGGCACCGTCGACCTGCGGGCGACCGTCGCCGGGATCGTCGAGCTCAACGCCGAGCCCGCGGAGCGCCGGCAGATCACCGTGACCGGACACCTCCCAGCCGGACAGGTCCCCGTGCGCGGGATCGAGCACGAGCTCGAGCACGTCGTCGCCAACCTGGTCGGCAACGCGGTGAAGTACACTCCTGACGGAGGCCACGTCGTCGTCACCCTCGAGCAGGTCGCCGGCGAGGTGGTGCTGACCTGCACCGACGACGGCATCGGCATCTCGGCGGCCGACCAGGCCCACGTGTTCGAGGAGTTCTACCGCTCCGCGGACCCCGACGCGGCCCACCGGTCGGGCACCGGGCTGGGGCTCGCGATCGTGCGCCGTCTCGTCGACCGGCACGGCGGGTCGATCGAGCTGGAGTCCGAGCTCGGTAGCGGCAGCACCTTCCGGGTCCGGCTGCCGGGCGCCTGA
- the purF gene encoding amidophosphoribosyltransferase: MPFQSSPRKGGDGRLTAALDPHDQGPQDACGVFGVWAPGEDVAKLTYFGLYALQHRGQESAGIAVSNGRQILVYKDMGLVSQVFDETTLASLKGHLAIGHSRYSTTGASTWQNAQPTFRPTADGSIALGHNGNLINTAELAQMVVDLPGPDDELDLHTRPQETSTNDTSLVTALLAHHPDTSLEQRALEVLPLLQGAYCFVWMNENTLYAARDPQGIRPLVLGRLDRGWVVASEDAALATIGASVVREVEPGEMIVIDENGLRSHRFAEPDRKGCVFEYVYLARPDATISGRSVHESRVEMGRQLAREFPVEADLVIPVPESGTPAAAGYAEESGIPFGQGFVKNAYVGRTFIQPSQTLRQLGIRLKLNALEHMIRGKRIVVVDDSIVRGNTQRAQVRMLREAGALEVHVRISSPPVKWPCFYGIDFATRAELIANGLTPEEIAASVGADTLGYISLDGMIDSTKQTRDTLCTACFTGQYPIELPDESLLGKHLLEATLSSPTMGKALPVLNNP; this comes from the coding sequence GTGCCCTTCCAAAGCAGCCCCCGCAAGGGTGGCGACGGCAGGTTGACCGCGGCGCTCGACCCCCACGACCAGGGTCCTCAGGACGCCTGCGGGGTGTTCGGGGTCTGGGCTCCCGGTGAGGACGTCGCCAAGCTGACGTACTTCGGGCTCTACGCCCTCCAGCACCGTGGCCAGGAGTCGGCCGGCATCGCCGTCAGCAACGGCCGCCAGATCCTGGTCTACAAGGACATGGGCCTCGTCTCCCAGGTCTTCGACGAGACCACGCTGGCGTCGCTCAAGGGTCACCTCGCGATCGGGCACAGCCGCTACTCGACGACCGGCGCGAGCACCTGGCAGAACGCGCAGCCGACGTTCCGCCCGACCGCCGACGGCTCCATCGCCCTGGGCCACAACGGCAACCTGATCAACACCGCCGAGCTCGCCCAGATGGTCGTCGACCTGCCGGGCCCCGATGACGAGCTCGACCTGCACACCCGTCCGCAGGAGACGTCGACCAACGACACCAGCCTGGTCACCGCGCTGCTGGCCCACCACCCGGACACGTCGCTGGAGCAGCGGGCGCTCGAGGTGCTGCCGCTGCTGCAGGGCGCCTACTGCTTCGTGTGGATGAACGAGAACACCCTGTACGCCGCCCGCGACCCGCAGGGCATCCGGCCGCTCGTGCTGGGCCGCCTCGACCGGGGCTGGGTGGTCGCGTCCGAGGACGCCGCCCTGGCCACGATCGGCGCCAGCGTGGTCCGCGAGGTCGAGCCCGGCGAGATGATCGTCATCGACGAGAACGGCCTGCGCTCCCACCGTTTCGCCGAGCCCGACCGCAAGGGCTGCGTCTTCGAGTACGTCTACCTCGCCCGCCCGGACGCCACCATCAGCGGCCGCAGCGTCCACGAGTCGCGCGTCGAGATGGGCCGGCAGCTGGCCCGCGAGTTCCCGGTCGAGGCCGACCTGGTCATCCCGGTCCCCGAGTCCGGCACGCCGGCCGCGGCGGGGTACGCCGAGGAGTCCGGCATCCCCTTCGGCCAGGGCTTCGTCAAGAACGCGTACGTCGGCCGCACCTTCATCCAGCCCAGCCAGACGCTGCGCCAGCTCGGCATCCGGCTCAAGCTCAACGCGCTCGAGCACATGATCCGCGGCAAGCGGATCGTCGTCGTCGACGACTCGATCGTCCGCGGCAACACCCAGCGCGCCCAGGTGCGGATGCTCCGGGAGGCCGGTGCCCTCGAGGTGCACGTCCGGATCTCCAGCCCGCCCGTGAAGTGGCCGTGCTTCTACGGCATCGACTTCGCGACCCGCGCCGAGCTGATCGCCAACGGCCTGACCCCCGAGGAGATCGCGGCCAGCGTCGGCGCCGACACCCTCGGCTACATCTCGCTCGACGGGATGATCGACTCGACGAAGCAGACCCGCGACACGCTCTGCACGGCGTGCTTCACGGGTCAGTACCCGATCGAGCTGCCGGACGAGAGCCTGCTGGGCAAGCACCTGCTCGAGGCGACCCTGAGCTCGCCCACGATGGGCAAGGCGCTGCCCGTCCTCAACAACCCGTGA
- a CDS encoding DUF3073 domain-containing protein, with protein sequence MGRGRAKAKQTKVARDLKYQTHETDFGALASELHGSKGEDELPPEELEKWSDYTDSRRD encoded by the coding sequence ATGGGGCGCGGCCGAGCGAAAGCCAAGCAGACGAAGGTCGCTCGCGACCTGAAGTACCAGACTCACGAGACGGACTTCGGTGCACTCGCCAGTGAGCTCCACGGCTCCAAGGGCGAGGACGAGCTTCCTCCCGAAGAGCTCGAGAAGTGGTCGGACTACACCGACTCTCGGCGCGACTGA
- a CDS encoding ATP-binding protein yields the protein MRLSDAGSRDALQLIAEGVTDVAHFGVAAISVVREDGKLEVVAVAGSDVARSQLEGSRTPVDRLAGEIAKADDWGLLRFVPHERLEPDAGDEWGWVPDIEPIDAPDAWHPLDLLIAPLYDDNGVLRGTLAMDVPADGRRPGEEQRALLNMYAEQAGRAVVVALEREALAEQVRMAQAARRIVRRATAQLSLERIAADSRDALLEGFRAAGMWIHTFARGAEGLGHIYSSNPTEVALTPDLVKIAESTAQAAWRSQQVVIVASNVEDDESLDPAERAAVLSFLRGIDVESLLFIPLGAGPECLGNLVLTRLPGAPEWTETEAAAALDIGHDLGRAILNARTFEREHQLVVELQELDTYKGQLIATVAHELKNPLSSVLGHLEMLESARDLAGTTRGSLAAMERGAQRMVKVIDDLLLLSKVGDPDNPVIPTPVDLSHVLDEVIDLVELSAQQKRLDLKVEVPDGPVLALGDADELDRLCANLISNAVKYTPEGGSVTVAIDVVDGDVVFTCRDEGIGMSAEDVARLGTEFFRSSNPLALAQPGTGLGLAIVRRIVERHGGSMDIESDLGHGSTFRVHLPAA from the coding sequence GTGCGCCTCTCGGATGCTGGGTCGCGCGACGCCCTCCAGCTGATCGCCGAGGGCGTCACCGACGTCGCCCACTTCGGGGTCGCCGCCATCAGCGTGGTCCGCGAGGACGGCAAGCTCGAGGTCGTGGCGGTCGCCGGCAGCGACGTGGCCCGCAGCCAGCTCGAGGGATCCCGTACGCCGGTGGACCGCCTGGCGGGCGAGATCGCGAAGGCGGACGACTGGGGCCTCCTCCGCTTCGTGCCCCACGAGCGGCTCGAGCCCGACGCCGGCGACGAGTGGGGCTGGGTCCCCGACATCGAGCCGATCGACGCCCCGGACGCGTGGCACCCGCTCGACCTCCTGATCGCGCCCCTGTACGACGACAACGGCGTCCTGCGCGGCACCCTGGCGATGGACGTGCCCGCCGACGGGCGCCGACCGGGCGAGGAGCAGCGCGCACTGCTCAACATGTACGCCGAGCAGGCCGGCCGGGCCGTCGTCGTCGCCCTCGAGCGGGAGGCCCTCGCCGAGCAGGTGCGGATGGCGCAGGCGGCCCGCAGGATCGTCCGGCGGGCCACGGCCCAGCTCAGCCTCGAGCGGATCGCGGCCGACAGCCGCGACGCGCTCCTGGAGGGCTTCCGGGCGGCCGGCATGTGGATCCACACGTTCGCCCGCGGGGCCGAGGGCCTGGGCCACATCTACTCGTCGAATCCCACCGAGGTGGCGCTCACGCCCGATCTCGTGAAGATCGCGGAGTCCACCGCCCAGGCCGCCTGGCGGTCCCAGCAGGTGGTCATCGTCGCGTCGAACGTCGAGGACGACGAGTCGCTCGACCCGGCCGAGCGCGCGGCGGTGCTCAGCTTCCTCCGGGGCATCGATGTCGAGTCGCTGCTCTTCATCCCGCTGGGTGCCGGACCGGAGTGCCTGGGCAACCTGGTCCTCACCCGGCTCCCGGGGGCCCCGGAGTGGACGGAGACCGAGGCGGCCGCCGCTCTCGACATCGGGCACGACCTCGGCCGCGCGATCCTCAACGCCCGCACCTTCGAGCGCGAGCACCAGCTGGTCGTCGAGCTCCAGGAGCTCGACACCTACAAGGGCCAGCTGATCGCCACCGTCGCCCACGAGCTCAAGAACCCGCTGTCGTCGGTGCTCGGCCACCTCGAGATGCTCGAGTCCGCGCGCGACCTCGCCGGTACGACGCGGGGGTCGCTCGCGGCGATGGAGCGCGGAGCCCAGCGGATGGTCAAGGTGATCGACGACCTCCTGCTGCTGTCGAAGGTCGGCGACCCGGACAACCCGGTCATTCCCACCCCGGTCGACCTGAGCCACGTCCTCGACGAGGTCATCGACCTGGTCGAGCTCAGCGCGCAGCAGAAGCGCCTCGACCTCAAGGTCGAGGTGCCGGACGGGCCGGTCCTCGCGCTGGGCGACGCCGACGAGCTGGACCGGCTGTGCGCCAACCTGATCAGCAACGCGGTGAAGTACACCCCGGAGGGCGGCTCGGTCACGGTCGCGATCGACGTCGTCGACGGCGACGTCGTCTTCACCTGCCGCGACGAGGGGATCGGCATGTCGGCGGAGGACGTCGCCCGGCTCGGCACCGAGTTCTTCCGGTCCTCGAACCCGCTGGCCCTCGCCCAGCCCGGCACCGGGCTGGGGCTGGCGATCGTGCGCCGGATCGTGGAGCGCCACGGCGGCAGCATGGACATCGAGTCCGACCTCGGCCACGGCAGCACCTTCCGGGTCCACCTGCCGGCGGCCTGA
- a CDS encoding Glu/Leu/Phe/Val family dehydrogenase: MSDVFDLGSEHEQVVFANDPATGLKAIIAVHSTALGPALGGTRFHPYASTADALRDVLNLSRGMSYKAALAGLDLGGGKAVIIGDPASLKSEPLLRAYGRHVQALGGRYYTACDVGTFSADMDDIARECSFVTGRTVAHGGAGDSSVLTAYGVFQGMRAAAQVAWGSTSLAGRTVGVAGVGKVGRHLVRHLVEDGADVVVTDVYAPALDRIRDEHPTARVVASEAELVASQLDVYAPCAMGDAITDEVVEVLTARIVCGAANNQLAHPGVEKALEERGILYAPDYCVNAGGLIQVADELEGFSFERAQQRATGIFDTTLRVLELAASDDVPPAIAADRLAERRMREVGRLRGMYVPQR; the protein is encoded by the coding sequence ATGTCCGACGTCTTCGATCTCGGTTCCGAGCACGAGCAGGTCGTCTTCGCCAACGACCCGGCCACCGGTCTCAAGGCGATCATCGCCGTCCACTCGACCGCCCTCGGCCCCGCCCTCGGCGGCACCCGCTTCCACCCCTACGCCTCGACGGCCGACGCCCTGCGCGACGTGCTCAACCTCTCGCGCGGCATGTCCTACAAGGCCGCGCTCGCCGGGCTCGACCTCGGCGGCGGCAAGGCCGTGATCATCGGCGACCCGGCCAGCCTGAAGTCCGAGCCGCTGCTGCGTGCCTACGGCCGGCACGTCCAGGCGCTCGGCGGCCGCTACTACACGGCGTGCGACGTCGGCACCTTCTCCGCGGACATGGACGACATCGCCCGCGAGTGCTCCTTCGTCACCGGCCGCACGGTCGCCCACGGTGGCGCGGGCGACAGCTCCGTGCTCACGGCGTACGGCGTCTTCCAGGGCATGCGCGCGGCCGCCCAGGTCGCGTGGGGCTCCACCTCGCTCGCCGGCCGCACGGTCGGCGTCGCCGGTGTCGGCAAGGTCGGCCGGCACCTGGTGCGGCACCTGGTCGAGGACGGCGCGGACGTCGTCGTGACCGACGTCTACGCCCCGGCCCTCGACCGGATCCGCGACGAGCACCCGACCGCGCGGGTGGTGGCCTCCGAGGCCGAGCTCGTCGCCTCGCAGCTCGACGTCTACGCGCCCTGCGCGATGGGCGACGCCATCACCGACGAGGTCGTGGAGGTGCTCACCGCGCGGATCGTGTGCGGCGCGGCCAACAACCAGCTCGCCCACCCGGGCGTCGAGAAGGCGCTCGAGGAGCGCGGCATCCTCTACGCGCCCGACTACTGCGTCAACGCCGGCGGCCTGATCCAGGTCGCCGACGAGCTCGAGGGCTTCTCGTTCGAGCGCGCCCAGCAGCGCGCGACCGGCATCTTCGACACCACCCTGCGCGTGCTCGAGCTCGCCGCGTCGGACGACGTACCGCCCGCCATCGCCGCCGACCGGCTCGCCGAGCGGCGGATGCGCGAGGTCGGGCGCCTGCGGGGGATGTACGTGCCTCAGCGCTGA